Proteins encoded by one window of Haliaeetus albicilla chromosome 21, bHalAlb1.1, whole genome shotgun sequence:
- the CCDC201 gene encoding coiled-coil domain-containing protein 201, which translates to MRTWCTSRRYWCIASISMSKPSSFAAIPWGSGSPNALFLLAEHDVQWKETIIQVPVMDRILIWAILMEKKAQLESNKPDFKMSEEEDSFLNVKRSLKKRMVKHSTPVDSMLSRTMPSLTDLTNQSIKDQNVSKRVYGSPMPKSNRRRSLAQVSLVSVEAYFPHMSPKRLSTAFDSQELNKEISQSSQVVFSRRRLSTVLASEESNEEPSDKVVPNTESQAPTKASEEAAVTRKSGSSWLVTGIPGIKDSPIVKTRKKKTDKALVRKKEREWLLRQLKNIEEATEHELTIEEA; encoded by the exons ATGAGAACATGGTGTACATCCAGGCGTTACTGGTGCATTGCCTCCATATCTATGTCAAAGCCTTCCAGTTTTGCAGCCATTCCCTGGGGCAGTGGGTCACCTAATGCACTGTTCCTGCTGGCGGAACATGATGTTCAATGGAAGGAAACAATTATACAGGTACCAGTCATGGACCGTATTCTCATTTGGGCCattctgatggaaaaaaaggcacagcTGGAAA GCAATAAACCTGACTTCAAGATGTCAGAGGAAGAAGATTCTTTCCTGAATGTTAAAAGATCTCTGAAAAAGCGAATGGTGAAACACAGCACGCCAGTGGACTCAATGCTTTCAAGAACAATGCCATCTCTTACAGATCTGACAAATCAGTCAATCAAGGACCAAAATGTCAGCAAGAGAGTTTATGGATCTCCAATGCCAAAATCAAATCGAAGGAGATCGTTAGCTCAAGTGTCATTAGTAAGTGTTGAAGCATACTTCCCCCATATGTCTCCGAAGAGGCTTTCAACAGCGTTTGACTCGCAAGAATTAAACAAAGAGATAAGCCAAAGCTCTCAGGTTGTGTTTTCTAGAAGGAGGCTTTCCACGGTGTTGGCCTCTGAGGAATCAAATGAAGAGCCAAGTGACAAGGTTGTACCAAACACGGAAAGTCAGGCTCCCACCAAAGCATCTGAGGAGGCTGCAGTAACTCGCAAGAGTGGATCTTCATGGCTTGTTACGGGAATACCAGGGATAAAAGATAGCCCGATAGTAaaaaccagaaagaagaaaactgataAAGCTCTTGTG agaaagaaagaaagagaatggCTGCTTCGTCAACTTAAAAACATTGAAGAAGCAACTGAACACGAACTGACAATTGAAGAAGCTTGA
- the IGFBP1 gene encoding insulin-like growth factor-binding protein 1 codes for MARASRTYVQPPPLRSPPGRPRPAAFPGRPPMSRPRSRRRPPAPPLPAPAPAPLLLLLLLLLLPLPPALRPAAGLALQPVHCAPCGPEKLALCPPVAPACPEPARQPGCGCCQTCALGPGQPCGVYTARCRLGLRCRLPAGEPRPLAALVRGQGTCLPASEPGGTRPAEPADSIESEDLPLESTEMTQDQLLNYQLMFPIGQDKSIPWNAITTYENMKAKRISELKKWKEQGPCQKELYRALYKLAKAQQRSGGEIYKFYLPNCNKNGFYHSKQCETSLDGESAGCWCVYPKNGRRIPGSPEMNGDPECQQYLSSQE; via the exons ATGGCCCGGGCGAGCCGAACGTATGTACAACCGCCTCCTCTCCGCAGCCCGCCGGGCCGCCCTCGCCCCGCCGCCttccccggccgcccccccaTGAGCCGcccgcgctcccgccgccgcccgccggccccgccgctcccggccccggccccggccccgctgctgctgctgctgctgctgctgctgctgccgctgccgcccgccctCCGGCCCGCCGCCGGGCTGGCCCTGCAGCCGGTGCACTGCGCCCCGTGCGGCCCGGAGAAGCTCGCCCTCTGCCCGCCCGTCGCTCCCGCCTGCCCGGAGCCGGCCCGGCAGCCCGGCTGCGGCTGCTGCCAGACCTGCGCCCTCGGGCCGGGGCAGCCCTGCGGCGTCTACACGGCCCGCTGCCGCCTGGGGCTccgctgccgcctccccgccgggGAGCCCCGGCCCCTGGCCGCCCTCGTCCGGGGGCAGGGGACCTGCCTGCCCGCCAGCGAGCCCGGAGGGACGCGCCCGGCCGAGCCGGCAG ACTCTATCGAATCTGAAGATTTGCCTTTGGAAAGCACTGAAATGACACAGGATCAGCTGCTGAACTATCAGTTGATGTTCCCCATAGGCCAGGACAAATCCATCCCCTGGAATGCCATCACCACAtatgaaaacatgaaagcaaagagaatATCTGAACTCAAGAAATGGAAAGAGCAG GGACCTTGCCAGAAGGAGCTCTACAGAGCCCTGTATAAATTGGCGAAGGCTCAGCAGAGAAGCGGAGGGGAGATTTACAAATTCTATTTGCCCAACTGCAACAAGAATGGATTTTACCACAGCAAACAG TGTGAGACTTCACTGGATGGAGAGTCTGCTGGATGCTGGTGTGTCTATCcaaaaaatggaagaaggatTCCTGGATCTCCAGAAATGAACGGAGACCCAGAATGCCAACAGTATCTCAGCTCACAAGAATAA